TTGCAAAAATAACTGCAATACTACCTGTTAGTTTACCTGGTGTTTTTACAGTGTATCTTTCAAAAAGATTTACAATATTAAAATCTATGAAATTAATCTCATCATCGGCTAAATCAGAATTAATACGTTGAGAAAACTCATCCTCAAATCTGTACCATGTTGGCGATTGATAGCTACCACCAACTCGTACTATTTCATTTAACTTTGCTATAGCACCTAAGCTAAAAGAAAAGCCGTTACCATCTGTTCGTAAGTAATTATCGTAAGTAGATCGTTGTATTTCCGAAGTTGGATCATAGCCACTCTCCGTTAATTGGTCATATTTTGTATAAAGAACATTGTGAAAATTTAACGATGCACCCATATAGATATTCTCTTTAAATTGAGACCCCATATTCAGCGTAAATTTACTGTTATACCCTGTAGTTCTTCTTAGGAATTCTTGATTTACTGTGTTGTAAGTGGTATTGCTAGTATAATCGGTGTTATTATCATCTTGCGCAATTGGGTCTATAATGCCTCCGTAATAACCTAAAAATGTTTGTTGATCACTAAACCCTTGTGCAGAACCAATATCTAAATATGCTTCTTCGAGATATTCGCCATCTTGTAATAGAATAGAACCAAAGGGTGTCCCTTGTGCGTAGCTTAGAAAGTAGCCATCTACACCTTGAGTACTATTTCCTGAAATAGTGTACTTGTTATCAAAATTAGTTACAACATCATAATTAAAAGCTAAGGTAAATTTCTGCCAGTCGGAGTTTGAGTCGGTATTTTTAAAAACAAACGCACCGCCAATTTGATTTAGATCTACTGTGTTATTTTTGGTATCCCTGCTAGTGCCAAAATAACTAGATTGATTATTGGCATTAAACGTTGTGCCAGATACCGTAAATAAGCTATTGTTGAAAACAGCTGATCCTGCAGGATTTACATTTAATGATGACAAATCACCACCTAATGCCCCAAAAGCTCCACCCATAGCTTGAAAACGGGCTGTACCTTGAAGATTTTCTGAACTATAACGTAATACTTCATTAATATTCTGGGCGTTACCGACTGCACATACTGCTAGTACTATGAAAATTATATATCTTTTCATTGCAATAATTTAAAATTTGAAAATAATTGAACTTAGTTGTTTCCTCTGCTACTACTTCTGCCTGAAGAAGACGAACCCGATGATCTGGAAGAACCGCTACTGGAACTCCTTACGGAACCTGAACTTCTAGAACTGCTGCTGCCAGAGCTCCTGTATGAGCTACCACTAGAACTACTTCTTGAGTTACTACTAGAGCTTCTGTAAGATCCGGTATTAGAACTTCTAGAAGATCTACCGGTTGAATAACTATTTCCGCTTCTATAATTGCCACTTGTACTAGAATTTCTATAAGTAGAAGTTCTAGGTGTAACAGTTCTACTGCTCGATGTTCTAGTTCCGGTCGAATTCGGATTTGTATAATACCTATTGGAACTTCTTGCTGCTGAAGAGCTATATCTTGGTGTAGCTCTTGTGCTTCTACTAGTTCTATAGGCTCTATTTTGGTCCACGCCAACAGTTCTTCTGGTTGTTGAATTGCCAGTGTAAGTTCTTGAACTTCGAGTATTTGAAGTGCTACGTGCAGTAGCAGTACGTGAAGTAGTACTTCTGTAACGTGGAGAATCTCCACGTGTGTTTACATTTGACCTACCTCTTAATGCAT
The genomic region above belongs to Maribacter hydrothermalis and contains:
- a CDS encoding OmpP1/FadL family transporter, producing MKRYIIFIVLAVCAVGNAQNINEVLRYSSENLQGTARFQAMGGAFGALGGDLSSLNVNPAGSAVFNNSLFTVSGTTFNANNQSSYFGTSRDTKNNTVDLNQIGGAFVFKNTDSNSDWQKFTLAFNYDVVTNFDNKYTISGNSTQGVDGYFLSYAQGTPFGSILLQDGEYLEEAYLDIGSAQGFSDQQTFLGYYGGIIDPIAQDDNNTDYTSNTTYNTVNQEFLRRTTGYNSKFTLNMGSQFKENIYMGASLNFHNVLYTKYDQLTESGYDPTSEIQRSTYDNYLRTDGNGFSFSLGAIAKLNEIVRVGGSYQSPTWYRFEDEFSQRINSDLADDEINFIDFNIVNLFERYTVKTPGKLTGSIAVIFAKDGLLSFDYGYQDFSNAELRPTGDPSFQTVNNQISNTLGAVSTFRLGGEYRIKQISLRAGYRFEQSPYTNGNTIGDLNALSGGIGYNFGGSRLDFALSHSQQDISEQLFDAGFTTPAFVNRKNTNATLSYTINF